A part of Capsicum annuum cultivar UCD-10X-F1 chromosome 6, UCD10Xv1.1, whole genome shotgun sequence genomic DNA contains:
- the LOC107872915 gene encoding expansin-like B1, giving the protein MAFLQYNYAFLFIVMLLPMLCYSSNYVPKASYYSTPDGMGTSSGACGYGVYGKDVNNGDVCTASRRLYKNGAACGACYQVRCKDKELCSEEGAKVVLTDSGEAHGTDFILTHRAYAKLAKQPYMAQHLFAKGVVEVEYRRVSCKYGGNLMVKVHEHSKNPHYLAIVVMNQGGATDILGVEVYEEETKEWISMRRAYGAVFDLWSPPSGDLKVRFLTSAGTETKWVESDNAVIPAEWKAGISIETDIQLS; this is encoded by the exons ATGGCTTTTCTCCAATATAATTACGCTTTTCTCTTCATTGTTATGCTCTTGCCTATGCTATGCTACAGCAGTAATTATGTTCCAAAAGCTTCCTATTATAGCACCCCAGATGGCATGGGGACCTCAA GTGGAGCGTGTGGTTACGGAGTCTATGGGAAAGATGTGAATAATGGGGATGTTTGCACAGCCTCCAGACGCCTTTACAAAAATGGGGCTGCCTGTGGAGCATGCTACCAG GTAAGGTGCAAGGACAAGGAATTGTGCAGTGAGGAGGGTGCAAAGGTGGTGTTGACTGACAGTGGAGAAGCACATGGAACAGACTTCATTCTCACCCACCGTGCCTATGCTAAACTGGCAAAGCAGCCCTATATGGCTCAGCATCTGTTTGCCAAAGGAGTTGTTGAAGTAGAATATCGTAGGGTTTCTTGCAAATATGGTGGAAATCTCATGGTTAAAGTCCATGAACATAGCAAGAACCCTCATTACCTTGCTATTGTTGTTATGAATCAAGGTGGTGCTACTGACATTCTTGGTGTCGAAGTCTACGAG GAGGAAACAAAAGAATGGATATCAATGAGGAGGGCTTATGGAGCTGTGTTTGACCTATGGAGCCCACCAAGTGGTGACCTTAAGGTGAGGTTCCTCACAAGTGCTGGTACCGAGACCAAATGGGTGGAGTCTGATAACGCTGTAATTCCTGCTGAATGGAAAGCTGGGATCAGTATTGAGACAGACATTCAGCTCTCTTAA